The genomic DNA GGTACCCGGCGGCCAGCAGATGGAAGGTGACCAGCCAGTGCACCGGCATGGAGTCCTGCATGGCATCCAGCAGCCCGGTGCGGAACATCAGGATCATGCCCCCGGTATTCAGGACGGCGGCGGTGACGGGATTGCCGAGGAAGCGTACAAACCCGCTTCGCAGCAATCGGGAGAGCCGGCGTGCGGGATAAACATCGAGAGTCCGCAGGGCCAGGGTGAAGGGGCGCGAGAGGACCAGGAGCAGCGGCGAAACCATACCGGCCAACAGGTGGGAGAAGCTCAGCACGGCGAAATCGGTATGTGAGAGTTCGGCCAGGGGATTCAGCACGGTCGCCAGCACTGCGGCTACCCCCAGGGTGAAGAACACCGTGCGGTGCCAGGGCCAGCTTCCGGACCGGGGCGAGAGCGCTCCGGCCCAGTACGCCACCAGCGCCACTACGGCGGGAATGAAGAAAAGCGACTCCGCCGGGAATCCGCCCTCACCGTGGCTATGCATCGGTCCTGGCGTCCGCGGCCGGGGGAACCGCAGCACGGGTACGCCACAGCAGCACGGCTCCGGAGAGCATCAGCAGCACGGCCACCGCGTTCCACACCGTGTCATACACCAGCAGGTCCACCTCGTAGCGGATCTGGTGCAGCCCCATGAGCTTGTGCTGCACCGTCCCGTCATACAGCTGGAAGGCTCCGGCGCCCAGCAGAACCCCGCCGGCCCAGCGCTGCAGGATGACCTCGTGCCAGCGGCGCAGATCCGCGAACAGGAACAGCCCGGCCACCACGGCGAACCAGCCGAAGGCGTGGAACAGGCCGTCCGAAAACAGCCCCGCTGCAGTAGTGGACCGGTCATAAAAGTGGTGCCACTGCAGTAACTGGTGAAAAACCACCTCGTCCACGAAAGCAGCCACCCCGATGCCGAAAAGGGCTCCGGAAAGGAGGTTGCGCCGCCGGGGGGACCGTGATGGAGGAAGCGGAGAAGCCATGTTTCGAACATAACACCGGGCCCCGCGCACCCGCAGGTCCGCCAGTGACAAGGTCCATCCCGGCAGCAAGGATGGAGGGATGTGGATCGGCGCGCTGGAAGTAGACCTGCTGCTGGGGGACGTGCACTCGCTGAAGGGCAAACGCTCGCTCGTCCGGCCCATCCTCGCCGAGCTGCGGCGGAAGTTCGATGTTTCCGCAGCAGAGGTCGGGTCACTGGACCTGCATCGCAGGGCTGCCATCGGCGTGGGCGTGGTGGCCGCGGACCGCACGCATGTGGTGGATGTGCTCGACGCCGCCGAACGGCTGGTCGCTGCCCGGCCGGAAGTCCAGCTGCTGAGCACCCGGCGCCGGCTATTCACGGCAGAGGACTAGCCGACCTCCGCCTGACCTCGCCACGGTGGAGGCAATGGGGAACAATTGGGCGGGTGAGTCTTAGCGCAGCACCCGCCCCCGCCCCTTCCGCTCCCGATGCCGAGGTCATTGCCCAGCTGGCTGCCGAATTGGGGGTGGCGCCCTGGCAGGTCCGTGCCGCAGTTGAACTGCTCGACGGCGGGGCCACCGTTCCCTTTATTGCCAGGTACCGCAAGGAAGTCACCGGCACCTTGGATGACGCCCAGCTGCGCGAGCTCGATGAGCGGCTGCGGTATCTGCGCGAACTGCAGGACCGCCGCCGGGTCATCCTGGCGGCCGTGGAAGCGCAGGGGAAACTGACCCCCGAACTGCGTGCCGCCGTCCTCGCCGCCGACACCAAGTCCCGCCTCGAAGACATTTACCTTCCGTACCGCAGCAAGCGGCGGACCAAGGCCCAGACCGCACGGGAAGCCGGGTTGGAGCCGCTGGCCGATGCCCTGCTGGCCGACCCGCGGCGCTCCCCGGAGAAGGAAGCCGCGGCCTATTTGGGCGACGGGGTCCCTGATGCCGCCGAGGCGCTCGCCGGTGCCCGGGCCATCCTCATTGAGCGCGTCTCCCAGGACGCGGACCTGCTGACCGAGCAGCGGGAGAAGCTCTGGCGGCAGGGCCGGATGCGCTCGCAGGTCCGCCCGGGCAAGGAAACCGAAGGGCGCAAGTTCACCGACTACTACGACTTTTCCCAGTCACCGTCGGGGATGCCCTCACACCGGGTACTGGCACTGTTTCGGGGCGAGAAGGAAGGAATCCTGGAACTGAGCCTGAGTGAAGGAGACCCGGCCGACGCCGAGGCCCTCGCCAAGGCCCGGGCCCGCTATGAACGGTCCGTAGCCGCGCGGCTGGGCGTGGCGGACCGGGGACGTCCGGCGGACGCGTGGCTGGCGCAAACCGTGCAGTTGGCCTGGCGCCGGATCCTGGCCAAACTTTCCGTGGACCTGCGGGTCCGCCTGTTCACTGACGCGGAGGCTGAGGCCGTACGGGTGTTCGCGGCCAACCTGCGCGATGTCCTGCTGGCTGCCCCGGCGGGCAACCGGGCCACCCTGGGGCTCGACCCCGGACTGCGGACCGGCGTCAAAGTGGCGGTGGTGGACGGCACCGGCCAGGTGGTGGCCACGGACACCGTGTATCCGCACGCTCCGGCGCGGCGCTGGGACGAGGCTCTGGCGACGCTTGCCGGACTGGTCCGGCAGCACGGCGTCGAACTTATTGCCATTGGCAACGGCACCGCGTCCCGCGAGACGGACAAGCTGGCCGCCGAACTGATCCGGATGCTGCCGGCAGGCACGCAGGTGCGGAAATTGGTGGTGTCCGAGGCGGGGGCATCCGTGTACTCAGCCTCGGCACTGGCTTCCGCTGAGCTGCCGGGCATGGACGTGTCGCTGCGCGGGGCGGTGTCCATTGCCCGCAGGCTCCAGGACCCGCTGGCAGAACTGGTCAAGATTGATCCGAAATCCATTGGTGTGGGGCAGTACCAGCACGACGTCACACCGGCCAAACTCGAGCGGTCCCTGGACGCGGTGATTGAAGACTGCGTTAATGCCGTGGGCGTGGACCTGAACACCGCCTCACCCGCGCTCCTGACCCGGGTGGCCGGCGTCGGCCCGCTGCTCAGCGAGAACATTGTGGCGTACCGCAACGCCAACGGCCCGTTCACCCGGCGCCGGGACCTGGTGAAGGTGCCCCGGCTGGGTGCCAAGGCCTTTGAACAGTGCGCCGGCTTCCTGCGCGTCACCGGCGGGAGCGAACCGTTGGACGGGACCAGCGTGCACCCGGAGTCCTACCCCACGGCGCGGAAGGTCCTGGCCGCGGCCGGGGCCACCATGAGTGCGGCAGGTGCCACCCTGGACGGGGTTGATCCGGCAGCTTTTGTGGACGGTACCGTTGGCCTGCCCACGGTCCTGGATATTCTGGCTGAGCTGCGCAAACCCGGCCGCGACCCACGCCCGGCCTTTGAAACGGCAACGTTCTCGGAGGGCATTGAAAAGATCTCGGACCTGCGTCCGGGGATGATCCTGGACGGTGTGGTCACCAATGTTGCGGCCTTTGGTGCCTTCGTGGACGTGGGAGTGCATCAGGACGGCCTGGTGCACATCTCCGCCATGTCCACCAGCTTTATCTCCGATCCCCGCGAAGTGGTGAAATCCGGGCAGGTGGTCAAGGTCAAAGTGCTGGAGGCGGATCCGGAGCGCAAACGCATTTCGCTGACGCTCCGGCTCGACGACGACGCCGAGGGACCCGCGGGCGGCAGGCC from Arthrobacter zhangbolii includes the following:
- a CDS encoding cytochrome c oxidase assembly protein encodes the protein MHSHGEGGFPAESLFFIPAVVALVAYWAGALSPRSGSWPWHRTVFFTLGVAAVLATVLNPLAELSHTDFAVLSFSHLLAGMVSPLLLVLSRPFTLALRTLDVYPARRLSRLLRSGFVRFLGNPVTAAVLNTGGMILMFRTGLLDAMQDSMPVHWLVTFHLLAAGYLFTASIIGRDPSPHRAGYRLRAVVLILSIAAHNILAKGIYADPPPGIEPAAAEQGALVMYYGGAAVEIVLIVLLCRQWYQWSRPRSRIASGTRHQ
- a CDS encoding Tex family protein, with protein sequence MSLSAAPAPAPSAPDAEVIAQLAAELGVAPWQVRAAVELLDGGATVPFIARYRKEVTGTLDDAQLRELDERLRYLRELQDRRRVILAAVEAQGKLTPELRAAVLAADTKSRLEDIYLPYRSKRRTKAQTAREAGLEPLADALLADPRRSPEKEAAAYLGDGVPDAAEALAGARAILIERVSQDADLLTEQREKLWRQGRMRSQVRPGKETEGRKFTDYYDFSQSPSGMPSHRVLALFRGEKEGILELSLSEGDPADAEALAKARARYERSVAARLGVADRGRPADAWLAQTVQLAWRRILAKLSVDLRVRLFTDAEAEAVRVFAANLRDVLLAAPAGNRATLGLDPGLRTGVKVAVVDGTGQVVATDTVYPHAPARRWDEALATLAGLVRQHGVELIAIGNGTASRETDKLAAELIRMLPAGTQVRKLVVSEAGASVYSASALASAELPGMDVSLRGAVSIARRLQDPLAELVKIDPKSIGVGQYQHDVTPAKLERSLDAVIEDCVNAVGVDLNTASPALLTRVAGVGPLLSENIVAYRNANGPFTRRRDLVKVPRLGAKAFEQCAGFLRVTGGSEPLDGTSVHPESYPTARKVLAAAGATMSAAGATLDGVDPAAFVDGTVGLPTVLDILAELRKPGRDPRPAFETATFSEGIEKISDLRPGMILDGVVTNVAAFGAFVDVGVHQDGLVHISAMSTSFISDPREVVKSGQVVKVKVLEADPERKRISLTLRLDDDAEGPAGGRPRRLPSPAAPAGSAGTKRSVRQARPEAAKPPAKAGVGKPARGGDSKPAKTGAPSSSASTPAAKAGRGGPQTTVPTGAMADAMRAAGLLK
- a CDS encoding DUF2243 domain-containing protein; the encoded protein is MASPLPPSRSPRRRNLLSGALFGIGVAAFVDEVVFHQLLQWHHFYDRSTTAAGLFSDGLFHAFGWFAVVAGLFLFADLRRWHEVILQRWAGGVLLGAGAFQLYDGTVQHKLMGLHQIRYEVDLLVYDTVWNAVAVLLMLSGAVLLWRTRAAVPPAADARTDA
- a CDS encoding DUF503 domain-containing protein, which produces MWIGALEVDLLLGDVHSLKGKRSLVRPILAELRRKFDVSAAEVGSLDLHRRAAIGVGVVAADRTHVVDVLDAAERLVAARPEVQLLSTRRRLFTAED